In the genome of Anaerolineaceae bacterium oral taxon 439, the window TCCCGTTTCCAACTGTTGAGGGAGGTGCTGGTGAACTCAACGACATCGAAGCGCAGCTTATGAGCTTCTCTGTTCCCAGAGATGCAAAAAACAAGGATGCCGCCAAGGACTTCATTGCTTTCTGTTCTTCCAAAGCAGCGGCTGACCGCCTTGTGGAATTAAGCGACAATATGGCAGCCCGCACGGACGCGATTTATCCCGATGCTCTCATAGACGTGAAACCTACGGTTGATAATGCAACCGCATACCACAAAAACTTCGACGGAGCCATGAGCGCTGCTCCGGAATGGTGGGCGAACGTATTTTATCCCGCCGACGATGGCTTGTTCTTTGGCGAGCTCTCTCCGGAAGCCTTTATTGAGCAGATGAAAACTGAAACTGTTAAATTCTACGAAAATAAGCAATAAAATTGTCTTTTGCTGCCAAAGGAAGGCGGAGAATCATTCTCTGCCTTCCTTTGCTGAAAGGTTCGTGAGTTTATGGCTGTTGCGACAATCTGTTTCCAATCCCAGCTTCTTCATCGGCCGGTATCGCTTTATGCTCTGTTACCGGATGCATCTCCAATCAAGAGCGTGTTATACCTGCTGCATGGATACTCGGATGGGCATGCATCTTTTATCTACAATAGCGCATTGGTCCAATACTGTTCAGGAGCCCCTTTGGCGGTGATAATGCCTGAAGCGCAATGTAGTTTTTACATGGATACCTCCTATGGGCAGCCGTATTGGAAACATATTTCCGAAGAGGTTCCTCAGATATTACAGCAGTGGCTACAGTTGGATATTTCCCGCGCGCATAGTTTTGTTAGTGGAATTTCCATGGGAGGATATGGAGCAGCAAAGCTTGCCCTGCAAAAACCAAATCAATTTGCACAAGCATATCTGCTTTCTCCTGTTACTGATATCGTCGGAATCGCTCAACAGGGTTTTGTCCATGAAAGGAACGATGGCGCACCACAGCTGAATAAATTTCATTTTGACGCAATTTTAGGCGATCGGCATATACGCGACACCTCTGACGATCTGTTCTTCCTTCTCGAACACGGATGTGTCGCCGCATTTCCTAAATTCAAAATCTATACAGGAACAGAGGATTTTATGTACAACGATATTCTTCACTTCGCACATGCGCTGACCAAAAGAGGGGCAGATTGTTCTTTGCAGACTTCTCATGGCAAGCATGGCTGGAGGACATGGGAGCCTTTCCTTGCAGATATGGTGGCGCGCATTGTCGCGAGTGCCTAATGATCGCGGGACGAGCGGCGGGTGTGTATTGCTTTACGATAGACGATAACATCCGCTTTTTAGAGGAATGTACCAAAAGTAATTTGGGTAGTGTATTCGACCATCCTTATCCCGCTATGCTGCGAAGAATGTATTTTGCCTACGGGACAAAATTTCAGCTGAATATGTATTACTGCTACGCACTGAATGAATTTTCGTTAGCAGATGTGCCGGATATTTGGAGGAATGAATTAGAGCAGAATTCGGGTTGGTTGCGTTTTTCCTTTCATGCTTACGCGAACGATCCCCCTTTTCCTTATGATAACGCAGCGGCGGACAATGTCTTGGCTGATTACCGCGCGGTGATGGTGCAGATGCATCGCATTGCGGGGAAAGCGGCTACGGATGCTACTACAACGCTTCACTATGTGTGTGCTACAAAAGAGACTTGCACTGCACTTCGCAAAGAAGGAGTTCGCGGTCTTATCGGAATGTTTCTTCCTATAAACGATCGTAGGGCCTTGCGATATTACCTTACCTCCCAACAGGCTTCCATCCTTCAACAATATCGTTTATGGCATGATTCGGAAACGGATATCTCTTTTCTCTGTAACAACATAGTGCTCAATGCAGTTTCACTTGACGAAATTACGCCATTGCTGTCCCGTCAAATCTCAAATATCTACCACGTTATGATCCATGAGCAGTACTTCTATCCGGATTACATTGATTATCAACCCGATTTCGAAAAGAAAATAGACGCAGCTATATCTTTTTTTCAAACACTTGGCTTGAACTCTTGTTTTTTCGAAGAATTAGTTTGATCAATATTCTATATAGTTTGTATATGTTTTTAAATGGCGCGCGCCTCCTGCTATCGATGAGCATGAATATTTTAAATTATTACATATGATAAATTATGATTTTAGGTGATGGGTAATTAAATATATAGAGGGTAATCCAAAGCCGCAGTAGGGACAAGGTTGCGAATAATCCACAAGGACGCAGACCTATCGCAAGCGGAATTTGGGAAAGCTGGCGGGACGCAATCAACCGTTATGAAACAGACTGGGTTGCTGTGCCATTTTGTATTTTGGTAGGGTATGCGCAGTATTTTAATTTATATGTGGATTATATTTTTAAAACATTAAATTTAATATTACTACGCAGGACAACAAAAGAAAGGCTAAAGATGTTGCGGCTGTTCCCACGAGTTGGATCGTCATCTGAAGATCATGTTGCAGCGGCTCCCTTCCGCGTTCGTTTAGGACATAACAGCCCGGTTTCGTCAGCCGGACGCCGAGGGCCCCAGCTGCCGCGGCCATCGTCCACCCTGCGTTGGGACTTTCGGTTTTCCCATGGTCGGAGCGTAGCAGGGCCCATCCGTTCCTTGCGTCAGCTCCGCAGGCCGCCGCGCCGGCGCAGAGCGCCAATGCGCAGAGCCGCGCCGGAAGATAATTCAGCAGGTCGTCGAGCCGTGCGCCTGTCTTCCCGATCCAGTTCCATTTTTCGTTTCGGTACCCGATCATCGCGTCGGCCGTGTTAACGAAACGATAGCCCCAGGCGGCGGGGAGTCCTCCGACGGCGAAAAACAGGAGCGGGGCGAAAAAGCTGTCGGTCAGGTTTTCAGCGAGCGATTCGATCACGGCCGACGCGATTTCGCTTTCTGAAAGCCGCGACGTATCCCGACTGACCAGGTGCCATCCGGTCAATCGGCGGGCCTCGATCAGGTCGCCCTTTACGAGCGCGTCGCGGATTTCAGCCCCGGCGCGGAGAAGCCCGCGCAGCGTGAACATCGGCTTCAGCAGCAGCGCGTACAGGAGGATTTTCGCCGAATCAGGAAACGAGGCAGTCCGCCGCTCAACGAAAAACAGGAGCGCGGCGAAGAAGGCGGCGCCGGAAAGGATCGCCGCCGTTCCCGCGAGAAACCGCCCGAGCTTTTTTTCGGGCGCGATACGGAGCGCTCGGTTCGAAAAAAAGCCGATCCAGCTTCCCATCGCGCGGACCGGGTGCAGCGCGGTTGGCGGATCGCCGAGGAACCAATCCAGCGCGAACGCGAGAAGCATGGCGGTTCCAGCGATCATCCCGCTTCGCTTTCGTTCAGGATACGCTTGAGCTGGCTGATATTCAGGTTCTTTTCAAGATGATCCGCGAGCGCGTTGAACGCGTCCGAGATTTTCGCCGCGTCGTTTTCGGGATCGGGCGCGATCCCGAGCGACTTCAGCCAGCTTCGGCGAAACGAATCGTTGAAGAAAAGACCGTGAAGATAAGTTCCGAAGCTTTTTCCGTCGGGCGCGAGCGATCCATCCGTTTCCGAGGCGTCGTCGACCGCGGAAAAAAGCGGAGCGGTTGAAGCGGTTCGGCCATGATGAATTTCATAGCCGGAAACGATTTCGCCGTTCAGCGCTGCGAAAAGGCCGCGATCCGCGACGACGCGGCGCGTGACCTGGCAGGTCGTCTTTGTCTCGCTGAACTGGGTTTCGATTGGAAGGATGCTTAACCCACTCTCGCTTTCGGCCCCTTCGTTTATTCGGGTCCCCATAACCTGATACCCGCCGCAGATTCCGACGACGGGCGTCCCGTTTTCATAGCGCTTTCGGATTTCATCGAAAAGTCCGCTTTTTCGGAGCCAGCGCAGATCGCCGATCGTGTTTTTCGTACCGGGAAGAATAATCGCGCGCGACTGCGTCAGGTCGGCGGGCTTTTTCGCGTAGCGAAGATCGACAAACTTCTCATATTTCAGCGGGTCGAAATCGTCGAAATTGCTGATATGCGGGAGCTGGACCACGGCGATTTTCGCGGCGTTCGGATCGGGAGAGACGCCGTCCGAGAAGGCGGCCGCGTCTTCGTCCGGGATCCGATGACGCTTGAGCCAGGGGACGACACCGACGACTGGAGCGCCATGCGGCCGCGTTTCGAGGATCCGGACGCCGTCGGCGAAGAGCGCGCTGTCGCCGCGGAACTTATTAACGATGAAGCCGCGGATCCGTGCCTGATCGCCCGGATCGAGAAGCGAACGGCTCCCGAGAAGCTGCGCGAAGATTCCGCCTCGATCGATATCCCCGACAAGCAGGACCGGCGCGTTCGCATAGCGCGCAACGCGAAGATTGACGATATCGTTTCCCGCCAGGTTCAATTCGGCGATACTGCCCGCCCCTTCGATCAGGACCAGCTCATGCGCTTCGCGGAGACGGTCGAGGCTTTCGGTAACGTTTCCCCATAAGCTTTCGCGCATGCGGTAGTAGTCCCGTCCGCTGAACGTTCCGATCGGCGCGCCCTGGACGATGATCTGGCTTTTATAGTCCGCCTCGGGCTTCATTAAGATCGGGTTCATGTCGACCGTCGGCAGGATTCTGGCGGCCTGAGCCTGAATCGCCTGAGCGCGGCCAATCTCGCCGCCATCGGCGCAGACGGCCGCGTTGTTGCTCATGTTTTGCGCCTTAAACGGGGCGACGGATACGCCGTTCCGCGCGAACAGTCTGCAAAGCCCGGCGGTTATCAGGCTTTTTCCGACGGACGACATCGTTCCGGCAATCATCAGGGTCTTCGCGCTCATGATCGATTCTCTCTGGCCGCGATCGGGCCCGGAATAGCCGGCAGCTGATGATTTGTCGTGTAGTCGATCATGAGGCGGTTGTAGGCGCCGATATCGCGGACGTTCTCGTTTTCATGAATTTTGAGCCGCGCCCAAAGGCGCCAGCCGAGCGCGGTCAGCGTCGCATAGACAAAGATCAGGTGCGTTTCCGTTTCCGTCGGCGCCCGGTTCAGGTATGTTTTGAGGCAGAAGTCTGGCGAGATCGATTCGGGCGGCAGGTGGCAATACAGCGAGCCGAGATCTTCCAAAGGGTCGCCGAGCGCGGCGAATTCGAAATCGATCAGGATAGCTCTCCCGTCGGAAAAGATCAGGACGTTTTCCGGCAGCAGGTCGCCATGAACAGGGACGCGCGGGCGATCGTTCAGGAGTGGTTCCAATTTCCAAAGCTTCTCCAGTTGATCCTGGGTTTCGGCGTCGATTGCGATCTTTTTCGCGCTTACAATCCCGGCGAAACGGCGGGTCCGCTCGAAAAGCGTTTCTTTGCTCAACATTGGGACGGAAAGATGATGCAGTCTGCGCAGCGCCGTCAACGCGCGGGCGATTTCCTCGCCCGACAGCGGATTCATCGTCCGAACGTCCGTCTCGGCGAACGAAAGCTTGATTCCTGTATCCGGGTCGATTCGAACGACGCGGTTGGCGATCCCGGTTCCCCGGAGCGCGTTGCAGATCGCGATCTCATTCGCATAGGAGGAAAAGAGACGGCTTGCCGGCGTTGGAACGCGTAAAAAATATAGGACACCGTCGCTTTCAAAACGGTAGGTGCGATTATTTAAGCCGCCGGGATCGGGGCGGAAATTAACGATCCGTTCCGGAGCGACGGACAGGAAGGATGCCGCGGTTCGGATCAGCTCTTCGGTACTCATGATTCGATTTTACCCGAAAGCGGAGGATCGCCTGAGCCTTCCGGATGGATCGGGGCGAATCGCGAGCGAAGCGTGCGGCCGTGGTTCGGCGTCTTCATGACGGCGCGCCATCATGAAATCAGGATCGGTTTCCCAAGCCCTTCGGCGTAGGCGCAAATCTTCGCAGCGTCTTCAACGTATTCCGCGCGCAGGTAAGCTTGGTCGATCGTTTCTCCGATCGTCAGGACGCCATGATTCGCCATCAGGCAGCCGAAACGGTCGTTCCCAAGCGCCCGAACGACGCTTTTCCCTAATTCCAGCGTTCCCGGCGGAGCGTACTCGGCGAGCGGGACGTCTCCGCCTAAAAACGGGATCATCTCGATCAGGACCTGTGGGATACGGCGATGGACGACGGCGAAGGCGGTCGCGTAAGGGGAATGGGTATGGACGACGGCGTTAACCGTCTTCATCCGACGAAAGACTTCCAGGTGCATTTGCCATTCCGAGGAGGGTTTGTAGCGTCCTTCGACGATTTCCCCATCGAGGTCGATCAGGACGATATCTTCAGCGGTCATCGTTTCGTAACGGACGCTCGTCGGCGTGATCGCGACGAGATTCTCTTCCGGAATCCGGATCGATAAATTTCCGCTCGTCCCGGCGAAAAGCTTCGCGGTAAATGCATTTTTTGCGGCGGATATGACCGCGCTCCGCGCTTCATTCCGATTCATCAGTATTCTCCTTCTCCATTGGCTTTATCGTATTGCGCGAGGTTGAACGGCGAGAAAACGCCGAGATCCGTGACGACGCCGCTGACTAAACGCGGCGGGGTAATATCGAACGCCGGATAATATCCTTTCACCCCCGCCATCGCGGTTCGGACGCCCATTGCCTGAAGCGTGAATTCAGGATCGCGCATTTCGATTTGAACGGTATCGATCGTCGGATGCCCTTTGTCTGGCGCGCCGGTCGCGAAATATGGGATTCCCAGGTAATTCGCGACGATAGCGATTTGGAAGGTCCCGACTTTATTGACGATATGCCCATCGCCGCAGATCACGTCCGCCGCAGAGGTGAAAACGTCGATTTTTTCCTTCTGAATCGTAAAGGCGGGCATGTTGTCGGTGATGACGGTGGTATCGAAGCCCATGTCTTTCGCGACGGAAGCGGTCAGCCGCGCGCCCTGAAAGTAGGGCCGCGTCTCAGCGCAGAAAATTTTAAGCTCGTTTCCGCGTTCACGCGCGGCGCGGAGCGTCTGCCCAACGATCGTTTCCCCGAAACACTGAGTCAGGACTTTGGCGTTTTGAGGAAGCATGTCCAGCAGGTATTCCGCCATCTTCCCGATTTTCCTGTATCGGGCGTTGTTGGCGCGGATGGCATGGTCGACGAGGGATTGCGGAACGTTTTCGCCTTTTTCGCGCGCAGCGATCGCGGCGTCCAGGGATTTATTGACCAGAATCGTCATCCGGTCGACCGTTGTCGGTCGGGCGTGCGCGATCGTATGGGCCGCCTTCTTCATGAAATCGAGCCAGCCGTTCTCATCCTGATTCCGGGCCTGATACGCTGCCAACGCCATGCCCATCTGCGCCGCGGTATAGGGACCGGCGCTCTGCGTAACCATGTCGGTAATCGC includes:
- a CDS encoding cobalamin biosynthesis protein CobD produces the protein MIAGTAMLLAFALDWFLGDPPTALHPVRAMGSWIGFFSNRALRIAPEKKLGRFLAGTAAILSGAAFFAALLFFVERRTASFPDSAKILLYALLLKPMFTLRGLLRAGAEIRDALVKGDLIEARRLTGWHLVSRDTSRLSESEIASAVIESLAENLTDSFFAPLLFFAVGGLPAAWGYRFVNTADAMIGYRNEKWNWIGKTGARLDDLLNYLPARLCALALCAGAAACGADARNGWALLRSDHGKTESPNAGWTMAAAAGALGVRLTKPGCYVLNERGREPLQHDLQMTIQLVGTAATSLAFLLLSCVVILNLMF
- a CDS encoding cobyric acid synthase CobQ → MSAKTLMIAGTMSSVGKSLITAGLCRLFARNGVSVAPFKAQNMSNNAAVCADGGEIGRAQAIQAQAARILPTVDMNPILMKPEADYKSQIIVQGAPIGTFSGRDYYRMRESLWGNVTESLDRLREAHELVLIEGAGSIAELNLAGNDIVNLRVARYANAPVLLVGDIDRGGIFAQLLGSRSLLDPGDQARIRGFIVNKFRGDSALFADGVRILETRPHGAPVVGVVPWLKRHRIPDEDAAAFSDGVSPDPNAAKIAVVQLPHISNFDDFDPLKYEKFVDLRYAKKPADLTQSRAIILPGTKNTIGDLRWLRKSGLFDEIRKRYENGTPVVGICGGYQVMGTRINEGAESESGLSILPIETQFSETKTTCQVTRRVVADRGLFAALNGEIVSGYEIHHGRTASTAPLFSAVDDASETDGSLAPDGKSFGTYLHGLFFNDSFRRSWLKSLGIAPDPENDAAKISDAFNALADHLEKNLNISQLKRILNESEAG
- a CDS encoding S-methyl-5-thioribose-1-phosphate isomerase is translated as MERADRGLAFMLQYENIAWYENGTVRILDRRVYPTKVEFVECKTVQEVAKAITDMVTQSAGPYTAAQMGMALAAYQARNQDENGWLDFMKKAAHTIAHARPTTVDRMTILVNKSLDAAIAAREKGENVPQSLVDHAIRANNARYRKIGKMAEYLLDMLPQNAKVLTQCFGETIVGQTLRAARERGNELKIFCAETRPYFQGARLTASVAKDMGFDTTVITDNMPAFTIQKEKIDVFTSAADVICGDGHIVNKVGTFQIAIVANYLGIPYFATGAPDKGHPTIDTVQIEMRDPEFTLQAMGVRTAMAGVKGYYPAFDITPPRLVSGVVTDLGVFSPFNLAQYDKANGEGEY